A stretch of the Hippoglossus hippoglossus isolate fHipHip1 chromosome 1, fHipHip1.pri, whole genome shotgun sequence genome encodes the following:
- the glb1 gene encoding beta-galactosidase, translated as MSLPRAGNSLLLLLMLMFGPSLSAPRSFSIDYKNDCFRKDGEAFRYISGEIHYSRIPRVYWKDRLLKMYMAGLNAVQTYIPWSFHEESPGQYNFTGDRDLPHFLKVAQDVGLLVILRAGPYICAEWDMGGLPAWLLKKKNIVLRSSDPDYIAAVDRWMGKLLPMMKPYLYQNGGPIISVQVENEYGSYYTCDYNYLRHLTKLFRFHLGNEVVLFSTDGSGVSYLKCGTIQELYATVDFGPGANVTAAFEAQRHAEPHGPLVNSEFYAGWLDHWGSPHSVVSTAQVAKYLNKILATGANVNMYMFIGGTNFGFWNGANTPYAPQPTSYDFNAPLSEAGDPTDKYFAIREVISMYRKIPDGPIPPKTPKYAYGAVKMTKLQTILDAVALLCFSGPVKSIYPLTFLDLNQAFGFVLYRTTLPVACNTPTPLSSPLNGVHDRAYVSIDGVAVGILERNKVLSINVTGKAGSQLDVLVENTGRINYGKQINDFKGLVTNLTLGKDDLTGWTMYSLSIDEAIKQGLIQEKEPPLSAPPPPAALSLPAFYRGSFVIPDGIPDLPQDTFIKLPKWRKGQIWINGFNLGRYWPVRGPQVTLFVPASLLSTAAPNNVTVLELEGAPCSSGPCTVEFTDTPILNATAPAHYKQRWGPFTREDLLD; from the exons ATGTCGCTGCCCAGAGCTGGaaactctctgctgctgctgctgatgctgatgtttGGACCTTCA CTCAGCGCCCCTCGGTCGTTTAGCATTGATTACAAGAACGACTGCTTTCGGAAAGATGGGGAGGCGTTTCGTTACATATCAGGAGAAATCCACTACTCCAGGATTCCTAGGGTCTACTGGAAAGATCGGCTGCTCAAGATGTACATGGCGGGGCTGAATGCCGTCCAGAC gtaCATTCCGTGGAGCTTCCACGAGGAGTCTCCAGGTCAGTACAATTTCACCGGAGACAGGGATTTGCCACATTTCCTAAAGGTGGCGCAGGACGTTGGTTTACTGGTGATCCTCCGGGCGGGACCGTACATATGTGCAGAGTGGGACATG GGTGGGCTGCCGGCCTGGCTTctcaagaagaaaaacattgtgctgcgGTCTTCAGATCCAG ATTACATCGCAGCAGTAGACCGGTGGATGGGGAAGCTACTGCCGATGATGAAACCTTATCTGTATCAGAACGGTGGTCCCATCATCTCTGTGCAG GTGGAGAATGAATATGGCAGTTACTACACTTGTGATTACAACTACCTGCGACACCTGACCAAGCTGTTCCGCTTCCACCTGGGCAACGAGGTGGTGCTCTTCTCCACAGATGGAAGTGGAGTCTCCTATTTGAAATGTGGCACAATACAAGAACTCTATGCCACTGTTGACTTTGGGCCTG gTGCAAATGTAACCGCTGCCTTTGAGGCACAGAGACATGCTGAACCTCACGGACCTTTG GTGAACTCTGAGTTTTACGCCGGCTGGCTGGACCACTGGGGATCCCCTCACTCCGTTGTCTCGACTGCCCAAGTGGCCAAGTACCTGAACAAGATCCTGGCCACGGGAGCAAACGTCAACAT GTACATGTTCATAGGTGGAACAAATTTCGGATTCTGGAACG GTGCCAACACCCCATACGCCCCGCAGCCCACCAGCTACGACTTCAATGCCCCGCTCTCAGAGGCAGGAGACCCCACGGACAAGTACTTTGCCATTAGAGAGGTCATCAGCATG TACCGCAAGATACCAGACGGACCGATTCCACCGAAAACTCCAAAGTATGCATACGGTGCTGTTAAAATGACAAAG CTCCAGACGATCCTAGATGCAGTAGCATTACTGTGTTTCTCCGGCCCGGTCAAAAGCATCTATCCTCTGACGTTCCTTGACCTGAACCAg GCTTTTGGATTTGTGCTGTACAGGACGACTCTGCCTGTCGCCTGCAACACACCCACTCCACTGTCGTCCCCTCTGAACGGAGTCCATGACCGAGCGTATGTGTCCATCGATGGG GTGGCCGTTGGGATTCTGGAAAGGAACAAAGTCTTGAGTATCAATGTGACTGGGAAGGCTGGAAGTCAGCTGGACGTACTGGTGGAGAACACGGGACGAATCAACTATGGAAAACAAATCAACGATttcaag GGTTTGGTGACCAACCTGACTCTGGGGAAGGACGACCTTACTGGTTGGACCATGTACAGTCTCAGTATAGATGAAGCAATCAAGCAGGGCCTCATCCAGGAAAAAGAGCCCCCACTATCAGCCCCCCCTCCGcctgctgctctctccctcccagcCTTTTACAGGGGGAGCTTCGTCATCCCTGACGGCATCCCAGACCTCCCCCAGGACACCTTCATCAAACTGCCCAAATGGAGAAAG ggCCAGATCTGGATTAACGGCTTCAACCTGGGACGTTATTGGCCAGTTCGAGGCCCCCAGGTGACGCTTTTTGTCCCGGCCAGCCTCCTGAGCACGGCGGCCCCCAACAACGTGACTGTCCTGGAGCTGGAGGGGGCTCCTTGCAGCTCGGGGCCGTGCACTGTGGAGTTCACCGACACCCCCATCTTAAATGCAACAGCCCCCGCTCACTACAAGCAGCGCTGGGGCCCGTTTACTAGAGAGGATTTGTTGGATTGA
- the ccdc86 gene encoding coiled-coil domain-containing protein 86 has product MSRRLRSVPEAAHMEVEEEEEVQEPPPETRRTRSGRRVRTPAALLDSEEPPRTPTRRTRRTVLQELPAVEETNTGETEHKPEAVPEEKSVVPAEPEPCTGAEPAGGDAHVPRPAAAAAAAAETVPAGPETVPETVPKKVPKKKARLAPSVKQNPVIPLGKPKSGRVWKDRSKQRFSALVRDKPLCTSWEKKMQAKQEKDMVKKFTTQLKDDKAKQKEDKRKRREDNLKRRTENERKSEIVQVIRNTAKIKRMKKKQLRKIEKRDTLALLQKTQKQRVKAKAQKNPVKDLT; this is encoded by the exons ATGTCGAGGAGGTTGAGATCTGTTCCCGAAGCTGCGCacatggaggtggaggaggaggaggaagtccAGGAGCCGCCGCCGGAGACCAGACGGACCCGCAGCGGCCGCAGAGTGCGCACTCCTGCCGCACTGCTGGACTCTGAGGAGCCGCCGAGGACTCCCACcaggaggaccaggaggacGGTGCTCCAGGAGCTGCCGGCTGTGGAGGAGACAAACACCGGGGAGACAGAGCACAAACCCGAGGCTGTGCCCGAGGAGAAGTCCGTCGTGCCCGCTGAACCGGAGCCCTGCACCGGGGCAGAACCAGCCGGAGGAGACGCGCATGTCCCCAggcctgcagctgcagcagcagcagcagcggagacGGTCCCCGCCGGCCCAGAGACCGTCCCAGAGACCGTCCCCAAGAAGGTCCCCAAGAAGAAGGCCCGTCTGGCCCCGAGTGTGAAACAGAATCCGGTCATTCCGCTGGGGAAACCCAAATCTGGAAGAGTGTGGAAGGACCGCAGCAAACAGAG GTTCTCTGCGTTGGTCAGAGACAAGCCGCTGTGCACCTCTTGGGAGAAGAAGATGCAGGCCAAGCAAGAGAAGGACATGGTGAAAAAGTTTACTACGCAACTCAAAGACGACAAGGCCAAACAGAAGGAG GATAAGAGGAAACGGAGAGAAGACAACTTAAAACGACGCACGGAGAACGAACGCAAATCCGAGATTGTGCAAGTG ATCCGGAACACGGCAAAGAtcaagaggatgaagaagaagcaacTCAGAAAAATCGAGAAGAGAGACACGCTGGCTCTGCTGCAGAAGACACAGAAGCAGAGAGTCAAAGCGAAAGCACAAAAGAACCCCGTCAAAGATTTAACCTAA
- the LOC117766242 gene encoding uncharacterized protein PB18E9.04c-like: MLLIILIQLLIVASANAQTNTTTVAATTTPVAATTATTVAATTATTVAATTTPVAATTTPVAATTTPVAATTATTVAATTAGATTTAAGATTTAAGATNTAAHAGIVSVSSLVFCHFSVVVFMSLCTV, translated from the exons ATGCTCCTGATCATCCTGATACAACTCCTGATCGTCG CATCAGCAAATGCCCAGACAAACACCACCACTGTGGCAGCTACAACCACCCCTGTAGCAGCTACAACCGCCACCACTGTAGCAGCTACAACCGCCACCACTGTAGCAGCTACAACCACCCCTGTAGCAGCTACAACCACCCCTGTAGCAGCTACAACCACCCCTGTAGCAGCTACAACCGCCACCACTGTAGCAGCTACAACCGCTGGTGCCACCACGACGGCTGCTGGTGCCACCACGACGGCTGCTGGTGCCAC TAACACTGCTGCACATGCTGGGATCGTATCCGTGAGCAGTCTggtgttctgtcacttcagtGTTGTTGTCTTCATGTCCCTCTGTACAGTGTGA